The Polaromonas sp. SP1 DNA window ACCCCAGATTACCATTCAAACTTGCACTCATTCACACAAACGAATTGGCGTATGCAAAGCTGAATAGGGACTCAATTCCGAAGATTCCTAAATTAGGAACTTGGTCCTATCCTTGCCAACGATCCAGGCCGGTGCTTTACCGCGCCCTGACCACATGGCATCGGATTCCGGGTCTTTGTATTTGGCGGGAACTGTATTGCCGGCAGTGCTTTTTCGTGCCTTTGAAATACTGCCAAATAAATCACCTTGAGTTAGGCCATTCTGAGAAATCAAGGCTTTCACTTGAATGATGACATCCGCTTTTTTCTTTCTTTGCATGTCTGCGATTTTTTTTTCGAGTGCATCGCGCTGGGCTATCAGTTCGTCAAGAGAGGACATAAGAGCTTTCAATTTGTGAGTAGGACGAGATCAAGCGAATGTCTTGTTGAGGAAAGGGGCACTAATAAATTACACCAAACCAAGCGCACCCTAGGTTAATTGTGTAGAGCCTGATCATGAAATTTACATAGTTAGCGGCATAAGAGGTTTCGCTATTTTAATAACTTAAAAAGATAAAGTGAATATTGATTGTAAAAAAGCGATTAAATGCGCATCTTACAGATACCTTATCAAGTCATTAATTTTTCTGAAATTCAATTTTTCTGATCTAATTTGATCAATAGATTATAAATATAATTACTTGATTTCACAATGAAATTGCTTCAGACCCGCCCACGACAAAATATTAGAAGTATATTTTCTTATATACTGAAGGATTAATTAATTAGGCTTACATGATCATTAAATTTTAGGAATTATTATTGCAATTATTCCCTAGCATTTTTTCCTTTTGATCGGCATTATTTATGATGCGTGCTCAACTAAGCGAAACTGCTGCATGTTGAATTCCGTTGAAATCTGACCCACTTAGCGCAGTAATTTCCATCCAAAACTGACCCACGTAGGCACTACCCTGCTTGTTTTAAAAGCAGGGGAAATTAGGAGTGATAGACGTGGCGACATTGAATGTCATCAGGCGTTGGGCATTGCGGGATCAGATGTCCATCCGCGAGATCTCAAGGCGTACAGGCCTGGCTCGCAACACAGTGAAGAAGCACCTGCGATCGGAAGAGAGTGAGCCCAGCTACCAAAGGCGGGCAACTCCAAGCAAGCTCGATCCCTATGCCGAGAAGCTGGCCACCTGGCTGGTAATCGAGGCAACAAAATCGCGGAAACAGCGGCGCACTTTGAGGCAGATCCACACAGTGGGCGAGTGTCTTTGGTGATGCAAAAATGACGACTGCTCTTCTGGATCGACTCACCCACAGATGTCATATCCTTGAGACTGGAAACGACAGCTATCGGTTCAAAAACAGCTCTGCAAAGACTCAGCCCAAAAAGGAGAAAACCAAGAACTTATCCACATCGTGAGCAACTTCTGCTCACAAAGAGTGTGGGTCAATATTCGATGGAAAACTCGGGTCAGACTTCAGTGAAATTCAACAAAGAACGCAGAACTGGCAAACGAGCTGGTCGACCTCATACGGAAAAGAGGCAACACCCTCGCATTTAAAAAGGCGGTCGCTTCGAAACGTGAGCGAGCAACGGACAACTTCCGAAGCGCAATGAGGCATGCCAATGCCATATTCCAGCATCGCTCCCGGGTAGAGGTGCTCCGCGTCGACTTTTTTTACACCCCAAAAGCAGCAAAAGACGTAACGCCTCAGGAAGCCAAGAAGGACTTTTTCAGGCTGCTCCGCAATCGCAGAGCCAACAAAACACTGTTTGGCGGGATGTTGGGCTACATCTGGAAGTTGGAGTACGGCGGT harbors:
- a CDS encoding H-NS family nucleoid-associated regulatory protein, translating into MSSLDELIAQRDALEKKIADMQRKKKADVIIQVKALISQNGLTQGDLFGSISKARKSTAGNTVPAKYKDPESDAMWSGRGKAPAWIVGKDRTKFLI